From the Conger conger chromosome 14, fConCon1.1, whole genome shotgun sequence genome, one window contains:
- the LOC133109635 gene encoding tensin-2-like isoform X8 yields the protein MNKLGKGEAHAFKEKIFRKKRQCGVCNLNIDNLGSFCRVCKMATHKKCEIKVTTACIPAPLSDLQRRSTDPSRYIQHLGSSRSLPHTKQRNTLPRSFSVDRVMERVMERSYDFDLTYITERIISVFFPPLLEEQRYRANLQEVASMLKSKHQDNFLLFKLSEKRHDITRISPKVQDFGWPDLHAPPLDKICAMCKAMEGWLTSDLQHVVVLLCKGNKGKTGVIVAAYMHYSKISAGADQALSTLAMRKFCEDKVSTSLQPSQNRYIFYFAGLLSGGIKMNSSPLFLHQVLIPSLPSFQAEGGYFPFLKIYQSMQLVYTSGVYDLQGSGGRRICVTIEPALLLKGDIMVKCYHRKAHMAERETVFQLQFHTCTVHGAQLWFGKEELDVACSDDRFSSDATVEFVFSSGPEKIKGWECQRNHPAVTVDYNTTDPVVHWDSYENFNLQHQDSLEDIMHTRGPLDGSLYAQVKKRRGPGSSNGGPADSPSGPPSPCHAPAEPPEEVRRLPPPTRQEREELDRLLGGMEGRRARGGERETAILDEGDPTPSLGRTCSCRRGGESPTFLPNGYYPNNHPASSAGPPTPLLDPSQQLHLGRPAPDVVWERQQQALPARLQRSCSEGPSRHLLSYPGQDLPLPPHIHTLPPPRLLYKGDDYLHHHYPRPHRSQPSSPYREVMLLDAPPPPGCPCRDCSCRREESAAKALHALRLDQGEGPLWGRDAELHWDREPGLRRGREMALQWERDREAEMHWEREAEFWHRRSTATPYGPHSINPVHFAFDPLPSGHPAYPDPSHTHSYSHPHSHTDLKYSSYHTPAAIYPCAPYQPSPSESRGYASGYQSESTSPLPPHGHSSTTSLQDTTSPDDPALPRGSSKPPKSQPDCQTEGSRDVGDNMAWQDSNSQNSLSQDVRVTPSDCSGSPTPVHTSSPLLSSSSADTELYGRDVGTVPGSGPQMGPQDSDRSSPGPQQDQSDGKDPTHLNLHTPPTPPTSPDHTAAEHTHTPVATPGPEPTESPAVSIPSHTDTESALPPAPNPQPASLGPGSTLNSSTPPQERSLESLNTGSTPSPSPAPSSTASSPRPPPASPEPPPSSDPTVPGFGTVGRRLGVEHLQPHPGIHGNGGTLKPPSPVPEGHSTPTFPLSPNYYLLNAPPVPYTGYTAVTIPSCPAQPPLPEKRRSTAPHGPAAGRGSALRVSSYLHPVPKPPGHSAPHHVSFCPPMGEVLPHIELHGPAEEAEPRVSPKFVQDSSRFWYKPAISRDQAIAVLKDREPGAFLIRDSNSFQGAYGLALKVAMPPASSSRAARLSHCPPAAGDPQEQLVRHFLIERGPRGVKIKGCQNEPYFGSLSALVYQHSITHISLPCVLLIPDKDPVGELQEAQTAGSTSTAADLLRQGAACNVLYLNSVETESLTGPQAVSKATNTTLSRSPHPPATLVHFKVSAQGITLTDNQRRVFFRRHYPLNTVTYSSVDPQDRRWTNSDSTACKMFGFVAKKTGSASENVCHLFAEMDPEQPATAIVNFINKVMLGPSRK from the exons CAGCGGCGAAGCACCGATCCCTCCAGATACATCCAGCATCTG GGATCCTCCCGGTCTCTGCCACACACCAAACAAAGGAACACCTTGCCCAG GAGCTTCAGTGTGGACCGGGTGATGGAGCGAGTGATGGAGAGGAGCTATGACTTTGACCTGACCTACATCACCGAGAGGATCATCTCCGTCTTCTTCCCCCCGCTGCTGGAGGAGCAGCGTTACCGTGCCAACCTGCAGGAAGTGGCTTCCATGCTCAAATCCAAACACCAAGACAACTTCCTG CTGTTCAAACTGTCTGAAAAGAGGCATGACATCACACGGATCAGTCCTAAG GTCCAGGATTTTGGCTGGCCTGACCTTCATGCTCCTCCATTGGACAAAATCTGTGCCATGTGCAAGGCCATGGAGGGGTGGCTGACCTCCGACCTCCAACATGTGGTCGTCCTGCTCTGCAAG GGGAATAAGGGCAAGACAGGAGTCATCGTCGCTGCCTACATGCACTACAGCAAGATCTCTGCAGG ggCTGATCAGGCACTCAGCACACTGGCAATGAGGAAGTTTTGTGAGGACAAGGTGTCCACATCCCTGCAGCCCTCCCAGAACAG GTATATCTTCTATTTTGCTGGGCTCCTCTCCGGGGGGATAAAGATGAACAGCAGTCCCCTCTTCCTCCACCAAGTGCTCATCCCCTCTCTGCCTTCCTTCCAGGCTGAGGGAG GGTACTTCCCCTTCCTGAAGATCTATCAGTCCATGCAGTTGGTCTACACCTCTGGTGTTTa TGACCTGCAGGGTTCCGGAGGCAGGAGGATATGCGTTACAATCGAGCCCGCATTGCTGCTGAAGGGTGATATAATG GTGAAGTGCTATCATCGCAAAGCTCACATGGCAGAGCGAGAGACCGTGTTCCAGCTGCAGTTCCACACCTGCACCGTGCATGGAGCCCAGCTGTGGTTCGGGAAGGAAGAGCTGGACGTGGCGTGCTCCG ATGACCGGTTCTCTTCTGACGCCACTGTGGAGTTTGTGTTCTCCTCTGGACCAGAGAAGATCAAAG GATGGGAGTGTCAGAGGAACCACCCTGCAGTCACGGTGGACTACAACACCACGGACCCTGTGGTGCACTGGGACTCCTACGAAAACTTCAACCTGCAGCACCAGGACAGTCTGGAAG ACATCATGCACACGCGCGGGCCCCTGGACGGCAGCCTTTATGCCCAGGTGAAGAAGAGACGGGGCCCAGGCTCCTCCAACGGTGGCCCTGCAGACTCCCCTAGTGGGCCCCCGTCCCCCTGCCACGCCCCTGCCGAGCCCCCGGAGGAGGTCCGGCGCCTGCCGCCCCCCACCcggcaggagagggaggagctggACCGGCTGCTGGGCGGGATGGAGGGCAGGAGGgcgagaggtggggagagggagacggcCATCTTGGATGAGGGTGACCCCACGCCCTCACTCGGGCGGACCTGCTCCTGCAGGCGTGGGGGCGAGAGCCCCACCTTCCTGCCCAACGGATACTACCCCAACAACCACCCGGCCTCGTCTGCTGGCCCTCCCACTCCCCTTCTGGACCCGTCCCAGCAGCTCCATCTGGGCCGGCCTGCGCCGGACGTGGTGTGGGAGCGGCAGCAGCAGGCCCTGCCCGCCCGCCTGCAGCGGTCCTGTTCCGAGGGGCCGTCCCGCCACCTGCTCTCTTACCCCGGCCAggacctgcccctgcccccccacatCCACACCCTGCCACCTCCCCGCCTGCTCTACAAGGGGGACGACTACCTGCACCATCACTACCCCCGGCCACACCGGTCCCAGCCCTCCAGTCCCTACCGCGAAGTGATGCTGCTGGATGCCCCGCCGCCCCCTGGCTGCCCGTGCCGGGACTGCAGCTGCCGGCGGGAGGAGTCTGCAGCCAAAGCTCTCCACGCCCTGCGGCTGGACCAGGGGGAGGGGCCCCTCTGGGGCCGCGATGCGGAGCTGCACTGGGACCGGGAGCCGGGGCTGCGCCGGGGCAGGGAGATGGCACTGCagtgggagagggacagagaggcgGAGATGCACTGGGAGAGGGAGGCCGAGTTCTGGCACCGGAGGTCCACAGCCACCCCGTACGGCCCCCACAGTATCAATCCAGTGCATTTCGCCTTCGACCCCCTGCCCTCAGGCCACCCTGCGTACCCCGACCCCTCCCACACGCACTCGTACTCCCACCCCCACTCGCACACGGACCTGAAATACAGCAGCTACCACACCCCCGCTGCCATCTACCCCTGCGCCCCATATCAGCCCTCCCCCTCTGAAAGCCGGGGGTACGCCTCGGGGTATCAATCCGAGTCCacctctcccctgcccccccacggACACAGTTCCACCACCTCCCTTCAGGACACCACTTCACCCGATGACCCGGCTCTTCCAAGAGGTTCCTCTAAACCCCCCAAATCCCAGCCAGATTGCCAGACTG AAGGTTCCAGAGATGTGGGGGACAACATGGCTTGGCAAGACAGCAATTCCCAGAATTCACTGAGCCAAGATGTGAGGGTCACGCCCTCTGACTGCTCGGGGTCACCCACCCCTGTTCACACCAGCAGTCCCCTGCTCAG ctctAGCTCAGCAGACACAGAACTGTATGGGAGAGATGTTGGTACTGTCCCAGGCAGTGGCCCCCAGATGGGCCCCCAGGACTCTGATAGGTCATCCCCGGGGCCCCAGCAGGATCAGTCTGATGGGAAAGACCCCACCCACCTGAACTTGCACACCCCGCCCACCCCGCCCACATCCCCAGACCACACAGCggccgaacacacacacacaccagtcgcTACACCGGGCCCAGAGCCCACAGAGAGCCCTGCAGTGTCCATCccctcccacacagacacagaaagtgCCCTGCCCCCTGCTCCCAACCCCCAGCCCGCCTCTCTGGGTCCAGGATCCACGCTCAactcctccacccctcctcaGGAGAGAAGTCTGGAGTCCCTCAATACAGGCTCCACCCCTAGTCCAAGCCCTGCCCCCAGTTCCACCGCGTCgtccccccggcccccccccgcCAGCCCGGAGCCCCCCCCGTCCTCTGACCCCACTGTCCCTGGCTTCGGCACAGTGGGGCGGAGACTCGGGGTGGAACACCTGCAACCCCACCCTGGCATCCATGGCAACGGCGGGACTCTCAAACCCCCGTCCCCTGTCCCAGAGGGCCACTCCACCCCAACCTTCCCCCTGTCCCCTAACTACTACCTGCTGAACGCCCCGCCCGTCCCCTACACAGGGTACACGGCCGTCACCATCCCCTCCTGCCCCGCCCAGCCCCCGCTCCCAGAGAAGCGCCGCTCCACGGCCCCCCACGGGCCAGCAGCAGGGAGGGGCTCTGCCCTGAGGGTGTCCTCCTACCTACACCCAGTCCCCAAACCCCCAGGCCACTCCGCACCCCACCACGTCAGCTTCTGCCCCCCCATGGGGGAGGTACTGCCCCACATCGAGCTCCACGGCCCGGCCGAGGAGGCAGAACCCCGGGTCAGTCCTAAGTTTGTTCAGGACAGTTCACGGTTTTGGTACAAGCCCGCCATCTCCAGAGACCAAG ccATCGCTGTGCTGAAGGACAGGGAACCGGGAGCCTTCCTGATCCGCGACAGCAACTCCTTCCAAGGAGCCTATGGCCTGGCACTGAAGGTGGCCATGCCTCctgccagcagcagcagag CAGCCAGGCTCTCTCACTGCCCCCCAGCAGCAGGAGACCCCCAGGAGCAGCTTGTCCGCCACTTCCTGATCGAGAGGGGCCCCCGGGGCGTGAAGATCAAGGGCTGTCAGAACGAGCCCTATTTTG gGAGCCTATCGGCCCTTGTGTACCAGCACTCCATTACCCACAtctccctgccctgtgttcTGCTCATTCCAGACAAAG ATCCAGTTGGAGAGCTCCAGGAAGCTCAGACAGCAGGGAGCACGAGCACCGCAGCAGACCTGCTGAGACAGGGTGCAG CCTGCAATGTCCTGTACCTGAACTCTGTGGAAACAGAGTCCCTTACGGGACCCCAGGCAGTCTCAAAGGCCACTAACACCACACTGTCCAgaagcccccacccccctgccacTCTGGTGCACTTCAAGGTGTCTGCCCAGGGCATCACTCTCACGGACAATCAGCGCAG GGTGTTCTTCAGAAGGCACTACCCTCTTAACACTGTGACCTACAGCAGCGTGGACCCCCAGGACAGGAG GTGGACTAACTCTGACAGCACAGCCTGCAA GATGTTTGGCTTTGTGGCAAAGAAGACAGGCAGTGCGTCGGAGAACGTCTGCCACCTGTTCGCTGAGATGGACCCTGAGCAGCCCGCCACCGCCATCGTTAACTTCATCAACAAGGTGATGCTGGGGCCGTCCCGGAAATGA
- the LOC133109635 gene encoding tensin-2-like isoform X3, with protein sequence MGCALSAGRRGAERGSAAAEKPKMGCGEKKQEKTRTSKLGKGEAHAFKEKIFRKKRQCGVCNLNIDNLGSFCRVCKMATHKKCEIKVTTACIPAPLSDLQRRSTDPSRYIQHLGSSRSLPHTKQRNTLPRSFSVDRVMERVMERSYDFDLTYITERIISVFFPPLLEEQRYRANLQEVASMLKSKHQDNFLLFKLSEKRHDITRISPKVQDFGWPDLHAPPLDKICAMCKAMEGWLTSDLQHVVVLLCKGNKGKTGVIVAAYMHYSKISAGADQALSTLAMRKFCEDKVSTSLQPSQNRYIFYFAGLLSGGIKMNSSPLFLHQVLIPSLPSFQAEGGYFPFLKIYQSMQLVYTSGVYDLQGSGGRRICVTIEPALLLKGDIMVKCYHRKAHMAERETVFQLQFHTCTVHGAQLWFGKEELDVACSDDRFSSDATVEFVFSSGPEKIKGWECQRNHPAVTVDYNTTDPVVHWDSYENFNLQHQDSLEDIMHTRGPLDGSLYAQVKKRRGPGSSNGGPADSPSGPPSPCHAPAEPPEEVRRLPPPTRQEREELDRLLGGMEGRRARGGERETAILDEGDPTPSLGRTCSCRRGGESPTFLPNGYYPNNHPASSAGPPTPLLDPSQQLHLGRPAPDVVWERQQQALPARLQRSCSEGPSRHLLSYPGQDLPLPPHIHTLPPPRLLYKGDDYLHHHYPRPHRSQPSSPYREVMLLDAPPPPGCPCRDCSCRREESAAKALHALRLDQGEGPLWGRDAELHWDREPGLRRGREMALQWERDREAEMHWEREAEFWHRRSTATPYGPHSINPVHFAFDPLPSGHPAYPDPSHTHSYSHPHSHTDLKYSSYHTPAAIYPCAPYQPSPSESRGYASGYQSESTSPLPPHGHSSTTSLQDTTSPDDPALPRGSSKPPKSQPDCQTEGSRDVGDNMAWQDSNSQNSLSQDVRVTPSDCSGSPTPVHTSSPLLSSSSADTELYGRDVGTVPGSGPQMGPQDSDRSSPGPQQDQSDGKDPTHLNLHTPPTPPTSPDHTAAEHTHTPVATPGPEPTESPAVSIPSHTDTESALPPAPNPQPASLGPGSTLNSSTPPQERSLESLNTGSTPSPSPAPSSTASSPRPPPASPEPPPSSDPTVPGFGTVGRRLGVEHLQPHPGIHGNGGTLKPPSPVPEGHSTPTFPLSPNYYLLNAPPVPYTGYTAVTIPSCPAQPPLPEKRRSTAPHGPAAGRGSALRVSSYLHPVPKPPGHSAPHHVSFCPPMGEVLPHIELHGPAEEAEPRVSPKFVQDSSRFWYKPAISRDQAIAVLKDREPGAFLIRDSNSFQGAYGLALKVAMPPASSSRAAGDPQEQLVRHFLIERGPRGVKIKGCQNEPYFGSLSALVYQHSITHISLPCVLLIPDKDPVGELQEAQTAGSTSTAADLLRQGAACNVLYLNSVETESLTGPQAVSKATNTTLSRSPHPPATLVHFKVSAQGITLTDNQRRVFFRRHYPLNTVTYSSVDPQDRRWTNSDSTACKMFGFVAKKTGSASENVCHLFAEMDPEQPATAIVNFINKVMLGPSRK encoded by the exons CAGCGGCGAAGCACCGATCCCTCCAGATACATCCAGCATCTG GGATCCTCCCGGTCTCTGCCACACACCAAACAAAGGAACACCTTGCCCAG GAGCTTCAGTGTGGACCGGGTGATGGAGCGAGTGATGGAGAGGAGCTATGACTTTGACCTGACCTACATCACCGAGAGGATCATCTCCGTCTTCTTCCCCCCGCTGCTGGAGGAGCAGCGTTACCGTGCCAACCTGCAGGAAGTGGCTTCCATGCTCAAATCCAAACACCAAGACAACTTCCTG CTGTTCAAACTGTCTGAAAAGAGGCATGACATCACACGGATCAGTCCTAAG GTCCAGGATTTTGGCTGGCCTGACCTTCATGCTCCTCCATTGGACAAAATCTGTGCCATGTGCAAGGCCATGGAGGGGTGGCTGACCTCCGACCTCCAACATGTGGTCGTCCTGCTCTGCAAG GGGAATAAGGGCAAGACAGGAGTCATCGTCGCTGCCTACATGCACTACAGCAAGATCTCTGCAGG ggCTGATCAGGCACTCAGCACACTGGCAATGAGGAAGTTTTGTGAGGACAAGGTGTCCACATCCCTGCAGCCCTCCCAGAACAG GTATATCTTCTATTTTGCTGGGCTCCTCTCCGGGGGGATAAAGATGAACAGCAGTCCCCTCTTCCTCCACCAAGTGCTCATCCCCTCTCTGCCTTCCTTCCAGGCTGAGGGAG GGTACTTCCCCTTCCTGAAGATCTATCAGTCCATGCAGTTGGTCTACACCTCTGGTGTTTa TGACCTGCAGGGTTCCGGAGGCAGGAGGATATGCGTTACAATCGAGCCCGCATTGCTGCTGAAGGGTGATATAATG GTGAAGTGCTATCATCGCAAAGCTCACATGGCAGAGCGAGAGACCGTGTTCCAGCTGCAGTTCCACACCTGCACCGTGCATGGAGCCCAGCTGTGGTTCGGGAAGGAAGAGCTGGACGTGGCGTGCTCCG ATGACCGGTTCTCTTCTGACGCCACTGTGGAGTTTGTGTTCTCCTCTGGACCAGAGAAGATCAAAG GATGGGAGTGTCAGAGGAACCACCCTGCAGTCACGGTGGACTACAACACCACGGACCCTGTGGTGCACTGGGACTCCTACGAAAACTTCAACCTGCAGCACCAGGACAGTCTGGAAG ACATCATGCACACGCGCGGGCCCCTGGACGGCAGCCTTTATGCCCAGGTGAAGAAGAGACGGGGCCCAGGCTCCTCCAACGGTGGCCCTGCAGACTCCCCTAGTGGGCCCCCGTCCCCCTGCCACGCCCCTGCCGAGCCCCCGGAGGAGGTCCGGCGCCTGCCGCCCCCCACCcggcaggagagggaggagctggACCGGCTGCTGGGCGGGATGGAGGGCAGGAGGgcgagaggtggggagagggagacggcCATCTTGGATGAGGGTGACCCCACGCCCTCACTCGGGCGGACCTGCTCCTGCAGGCGTGGGGGCGAGAGCCCCACCTTCCTGCCCAACGGATACTACCCCAACAACCACCCGGCCTCGTCTGCTGGCCCTCCCACTCCCCTTCTGGACCCGTCCCAGCAGCTCCATCTGGGCCGGCCTGCGCCGGACGTGGTGTGGGAGCGGCAGCAGCAGGCCCTGCCCGCCCGCCTGCAGCGGTCCTGTTCCGAGGGGCCGTCCCGCCACCTGCTCTCTTACCCCGGCCAggacctgcccctgcccccccacatCCACACCCTGCCACCTCCCCGCCTGCTCTACAAGGGGGACGACTACCTGCACCATCACTACCCCCGGCCACACCGGTCCCAGCCCTCCAGTCCCTACCGCGAAGTGATGCTGCTGGATGCCCCGCCGCCCCCTGGCTGCCCGTGCCGGGACTGCAGCTGCCGGCGGGAGGAGTCTGCAGCCAAAGCTCTCCACGCCCTGCGGCTGGACCAGGGGGAGGGGCCCCTCTGGGGCCGCGATGCGGAGCTGCACTGGGACCGGGAGCCGGGGCTGCGCCGGGGCAGGGAGATGGCACTGCagtgggagagggacagagaggcgGAGATGCACTGGGAGAGGGAGGCCGAGTTCTGGCACCGGAGGTCCACAGCCACCCCGTACGGCCCCCACAGTATCAATCCAGTGCATTTCGCCTTCGACCCCCTGCCCTCAGGCCACCCTGCGTACCCCGACCCCTCCCACACGCACTCGTACTCCCACCCCCACTCGCACACGGACCTGAAATACAGCAGCTACCACACCCCCGCTGCCATCTACCCCTGCGCCCCATATCAGCCCTCCCCCTCTGAAAGCCGGGGGTACGCCTCGGGGTATCAATCCGAGTCCacctctcccctgcccccccacggACACAGTTCCACCACCTCCCTTCAGGACACCACTTCACCCGATGACCCGGCTCTTCCAAGAGGTTCCTCTAAACCCCCCAAATCCCAGCCAGATTGCCAGACTG AAGGTTCCAGAGATGTGGGGGACAACATGGCTTGGCAAGACAGCAATTCCCAGAATTCACTGAGCCAAGATGTGAGGGTCACGCCCTCTGACTGCTCGGGGTCACCCACCCCTGTTCACACCAGCAGTCCCCTGCTCAG ctctAGCTCAGCAGACACAGAACTGTATGGGAGAGATGTTGGTACTGTCCCAGGCAGTGGCCCCCAGATGGGCCCCCAGGACTCTGATAGGTCATCCCCGGGGCCCCAGCAGGATCAGTCTGATGGGAAAGACCCCACCCACCTGAACTTGCACACCCCGCCCACCCCGCCCACATCCCCAGACCACACAGCggccgaacacacacacacaccagtcgcTACACCGGGCCCAGAGCCCACAGAGAGCCCTGCAGTGTCCATCccctcccacacagacacagaaagtgCCCTGCCCCCTGCTCCCAACCCCCAGCCCGCCTCTCTGGGTCCAGGATCCACGCTCAactcctccacccctcctcaGGAGAGAAGTCTGGAGTCCCTCAATACAGGCTCCACCCCTAGTCCAAGCCCTGCCCCCAGTTCCACCGCGTCgtccccccggcccccccccgcCAGCCCGGAGCCCCCCCCGTCCTCTGACCCCACTGTCCCTGGCTTCGGCACAGTGGGGCGGAGACTCGGGGTGGAACACCTGCAACCCCACCCTGGCATCCATGGCAACGGCGGGACTCTCAAACCCCCGTCCCCTGTCCCAGAGGGCCACTCCACCCCAACCTTCCCCCTGTCCCCTAACTACTACCTGCTGAACGCCCCGCCCGTCCCCTACACAGGGTACACGGCCGTCACCATCCCCTCCTGCCCCGCCCAGCCCCCGCTCCCAGAGAAGCGCCGCTCCACGGCCCCCCACGGGCCAGCAGCAGGGAGGGGCTCTGCCCTGAGGGTGTCCTCCTACCTACACCCAGTCCCCAAACCCCCAGGCCACTCCGCACCCCACCACGTCAGCTTCTGCCCCCCCATGGGGGAGGTACTGCCCCACATCGAGCTCCACGGCCCGGCCGAGGAGGCAGAACCCCGGGTCAGTCCTAAGTTTGTTCAGGACAGTTCACGGTTTTGGTACAAGCCCGCCATCTCCAGAGACCAAG ccATCGCTGTGCTGAAGGACAGGGAACCGGGAGCCTTCCTGATCCGCGACAGCAACTCCTTCCAAGGAGCCTATGGCCTGGCACTGAAGGTGGCCATGCCTCctgccagcagcagcagag CAGCAGGAGACCCCCAGGAGCAGCTTGTCCGCCACTTCCTGATCGAGAGGGGCCCCCGGGGCGTGAAGATCAAGGGCTGTCAGAACGAGCCCTATTTTG gGAGCCTATCGGCCCTTGTGTACCAGCACTCCATTACCCACAtctccctgccctgtgttcTGCTCATTCCAGACAAAG ATCCAGTTGGAGAGCTCCAGGAAGCTCAGACAGCAGGGAGCACGAGCACCGCAGCAGACCTGCTGAGACAGGGTGCAG CCTGCAATGTCCTGTACCTGAACTCTGTGGAAACAGAGTCCCTTACGGGACCCCAGGCAGTCTCAAAGGCCACTAACACCACACTGTCCAgaagcccccacccccctgccacTCTGGTGCACTTCAAGGTGTCTGCCCAGGGCATCACTCTCACGGACAATCAGCGCAG GGTGTTCTTCAGAAGGCACTACCCTCTTAACACTGTGACCTACAGCAGCGTGGACCCCCAGGACAGGAG GTGGACTAACTCTGACAGCACAGCCTGCAA GATGTTTGGCTTTGTGGCAAAGAAGACAGGCAGTGCGTCGGAGAACGTCTGCCACCTGTTCGCTGAGATGGACCCTGAGCAGCCCGCCACCGCCATCGTTAACTTCATCAACAAGGTGATGCTGGGGCCGTCCCGGAAATGA